The following proteins come from a genomic window of Canis lupus dingo isolate Sandy chromosome 20, ASM325472v2, whole genome shotgun sequence:
- the SEMA3F gene encoding semaphorin-3F isoform X2: MPVAGLLLWASLLTGAWPATPNQDHLPAMPRVRLSFKELKATGTAHFFNFLLNTTDYRILLKDEDHDRMYVGSKDYVLSLDLHDINREPLIIHWAASPQRIEECVLSGKDGNGECGNFVRLIQPWNRTHLYVCGTGAYNPMCTYINRGRRAQDYIFYLEPERLESGKGKCPYDPKLDTASALINEELYAGVYIDFMGTDAAIFRTLGKQTAMRTDQYNSRWLNDPSFIHAELIPDSAERNDDKLYFFFRERSAEAPQSPAVYARIGRICLNDDGGHCCLVNKWSTFLKARLVCSVPGEDGIETHFDELQDVFVQQTQDVRNPVIYAVFTSSGSVFRGSAVCVYSMADIRMVFNGPFAHKEGPNYQWMPFSGKMPYPRPGTCPGGTFTPSMKSTKDYPDEVINFMRSHPLMYQAVYPLQRRPLVVRTGAPYRLTTVAVDQVDAADGRYEVLFLGTDRGTVQKVIVLPKDDQEMEELMLEEVEVFKDPAPVKTMTISSKRQQLYVASAVGVTHLSLHRCQAYGAACADCCLARDPYCAWDGQACSRYTASSKRRSRRQDVRHGNPIRQCRGFNSNANKNTVESVQYGVAGSAAFLECQPRSPQATVKWLFQRDPSDRRREIRAEDRFLRTEQGLLLRALQPGDRGLYSCTATENNFKHVVTRVQLHVLGQDAVHAALFPPPAVSAPPPLPGAGPPTPPYQELAQLLAQPEVGLIHQYCQGYWRHVPPSPREAPGAPRPPEPQDQKKPRNRRHHPPDT, encoded by the exons AGCTTAAGGCCACAGGCACTGCCCACTTCTTCAACTTCCTGCTCAACACAACCGACTACCGAATCTTGCTCAAAGACGAGGACCACGACCGCATGTACGTGGGCAGCAAGGACTATGTGCTGTCCCTGGACCTGCATGACATCAACCGTGAGCCCCTCATT ATCCACTGGGCAGCCTCTCCACAGCGCATTGAGGAGTGTGTGCTCTCAGGCAAGGATGGCAAT GGTGAGTGCGGGAACTTCGTCAGGCTCATCCAGCCATGGAACCGAACACACCTGTATGTGTGTGGGACCGGCGCCTACAACCCCATGTGCACCTATATAAACCGTGGCCGCCGTGCTCAG gATTACATCTTCTACCTGGAGCCGGAGAGACTCGAGTCAGGGAAGGGCAAGTGTCCGTACGACCCCAAGCTGGACACAGCCTCAGCCCTCATCA ACGAGGAGCTCTATGCTGGTGTCTATATTGACTTCATGGGCACCGACGCAGCCATCTTCCGCACGCTGGGGAAGCAGACGGCCATGCGCACGGACCAGTACAACTCTCGGTGGCTGAACG ACCCTTCCTTCATCCACGCCGAGCTCATCCCTGACAGTGCGGAGCGCAACGACGACAAGCTCTACTTCTTCTTCCGCGAGCGGTCGGCCGAGGCGCCGCAGAGCCCCGCCGTGTACGCCCGCATCGGGCGCATTTGCCTG AACGACGACGGCGGCCACTGCTGCCTGGTCAACAAGTGGAGCACGTTCCTGAAGGCACGGCTGGTGTGCTCCGTGCCCGGTGAGGATGGCATCGAGACTCACTTCGATGAGCTCC aGGACGTGTTTGTCCAACAGACACAGGATGTGAGGAACCCAGTCATTTATGCTGTCTTTACCTCTTCGgg CTCCGTGTTCCGAGGCTCTGCTGTGTGTGTCTACTCCATGGCTGACATCCGCATGGTCTTCAATGGGCCCTTTGCCCACAAAGAGGGCCCCAACTACCAGTGGATGCCCTTCTCAGGGAAGATGCCCTACCCACGGCCCGGCACG TGCCCTGGAGGAACCTTCACACCATCCATGAAGTCCACCAAGGACTACCCTGATGAAGTGATTAACTTCATGCGCAGCCACCCGCTCATGTACCAGGCCGTGTACCCTCTGCAGAGGCGGCCCCTGGTCGTCCGCACAGGCGCTCCCTATAGGCTCACCACCGTTGCTGTGGACCAGGTGGATGCAGCCGACGGGCGCTATGAGGTGCTTTTCCTGGGCACAG ACCGCGGGACAGTACAGAAAGTCATCGTGCTGCCCAAGGATGACCAGGAAATGGAGGAGCTCATGCTGGAGGAGGTAGAGGTCTTCAAG GACCCAGCACCTGTTAAGACCATGACCATCTCTTCCAAGAGG cAACAACTGTACGTGGCCTCAGCCGTGGGTGTCACACACCTGAGCCTGCACCGCTGCCAGGCATATGGGGCTGCCTGTGCCGACTGCTGCCTCGCCCGGGACCCCTACTGTGCCTGGGATGGCCAGGCCTGTTCCCGCTACACAGCATCTTCCAAGAG GCGGAGCCGCCGGCAGGATGTCCGGCATGGGAACCCCATCAGGCAGTGCCGCGGGTTCAACTCCAATG CCAACAAGAATACTGTGGAGTCTGTGCAGTACGGTGTGGCAGGTAGTGCGGCCTTCCTTGAATGCCAGCCTCGCTCACCCCAGGCCACTGTTAAGTGGCTGTTTCAGCGAGATCCCAGTGACCGGCGCCGTGAG ATTCGTGCAGAGGACCGCTTCCTGCGCACAGAGCAGGGCTTGCTGCTCCGCGCCCTGCAGCCTGGTGACCGTGGCCTCTACTCCTGCACCGCCACCGAAAACAACTTCAAGCACGTTGTCACGCGGGTACAGCTGCACGTCCTGGGTCAGGACGCCGTCCACGCTGCCCTCTTCCCCCCGCCAGCTGTGAGCGCCCCGCCACCACTCCCTGGCGCgggcccccccacacccccttaCCAGGAGCTGGCCCAGCTGCTGGCCCAGCCAGAAGTGGGCCTCATCCACCAGTACTGCCAGGGCTATTGGCGCCACGTGCCCCCAAGCCCCAGGGAGGCACCAGGGGCGCCCAGGCCTCCTGAACCCCAGGACCAGAAAAAGCCCCGGAACCGCCGCCACCACCCGCCGGACACATGA
- the SEMA3F gene encoding semaphorin-3F isoform X1, with translation MPVAGLLLWASLLTGAWPATPNQDHLPAMPRVRLSFKELKATGTAHFFNFLLNTTDYRILLKDEDHDRMYVGSKDYVLSLDLHDINREPLIIHWAASPQRIEECVLSGKDGNGECGNFVRLIQPWNRTHLYVCGTGAYNPMCTYINRGRRAQATPWTQMQVVRGRGSRATDGALRPTPTAPRQDYIFYLEPERLESGKGKCPYDPKLDTASALINEELYAGVYIDFMGTDAAIFRTLGKQTAMRTDQYNSRWLNDPSFIHAELIPDSAERNDDKLYFFFRERSAEAPQSPAVYARIGRICLNDDGGHCCLVNKWSTFLKARLVCSVPGEDGIETHFDELQDVFVQQTQDVRNPVIYAVFTSSGSVFRGSAVCVYSMADIRMVFNGPFAHKEGPNYQWMPFSGKMPYPRPGTCPGGTFTPSMKSTKDYPDEVINFMRSHPLMYQAVYPLQRRPLVVRTGAPYRLTTVAVDQVDAADGRYEVLFLGTDRGTVQKVIVLPKDDQEMEELMLEEVEVFKDPAPVKTMTISSKRQQLYVASAVGVTHLSLHRCQAYGAACADCCLARDPYCAWDGQACSRYTASSKRRSRRQDVRHGNPIRQCRGFNSNANKNTVESVQYGVAGSAAFLECQPRSPQATVKWLFQRDPSDRRREIRAEDRFLRTEQGLLLRALQPGDRGLYSCTATENNFKHVVTRVQLHVLGQDAVHAALFPPPAVSAPPPLPGAGPPTPPYQELAQLLAQPEVGLIHQYCQGYWRHVPPSPREAPGAPRPPEPQDQKKPRNRRHHPPDT, from the exons AGCTTAAGGCCACAGGCACTGCCCACTTCTTCAACTTCCTGCTCAACACAACCGACTACCGAATCTTGCTCAAAGACGAGGACCACGACCGCATGTACGTGGGCAGCAAGGACTATGTGCTGTCCCTGGACCTGCATGACATCAACCGTGAGCCCCTCATT ATCCACTGGGCAGCCTCTCCACAGCGCATTGAGGAGTGTGTGCTCTCAGGCAAGGATGGCAAT GGTGAGTGCGGGAACTTCGTCAGGCTCATCCAGCCATGGAACCGAACACACCTGTATGTGTGTGGGACCGGCGCCTACAACCCCATGTGCACCTATATAAACCGTGGCCGCCGTGCTCAG GCCACGCCCTGGACCCAGATGCAGGTGGTCAGAGGCCGAGGCAGCAGAGCCACGGATGGTGCCCTCCGCCCGACGCCCACAGCCCCACGCCAG gATTACATCTTCTACCTGGAGCCGGAGAGACTCGAGTCAGGGAAGGGCAAGTGTCCGTACGACCCCAAGCTGGACACAGCCTCAGCCCTCATCA ACGAGGAGCTCTATGCTGGTGTCTATATTGACTTCATGGGCACCGACGCAGCCATCTTCCGCACGCTGGGGAAGCAGACGGCCATGCGCACGGACCAGTACAACTCTCGGTGGCTGAACG ACCCTTCCTTCATCCACGCCGAGCTCATCCCTGACAGTGCGGAGCGCAACGACGACAAGCTCTACTTCTTCTTCCGCGAGCGGTCGGCCGAGGCGCCGCAGAGCCCCGCCGTGTACGCCCGCATCGGGCGCATTTGCCTG AACGACGACGGCGGCCACTGCTGCCTGGTCAACAAGTGGAGCACGTTCCTGAAGGCACGGCTGGTGTGCTCCGTGCCCGGTGAGGATGGCATCGAGACTCACTTCGATGAGCTCC aGGACGTGTTTGTCCAACAGACACAGGATGTGAGGAACCCAGTCATTTATGCTGTCTTTACCTCTTCGgg CTCCGTGTTCCGAGGCTCTGCTGTGTGTGTCTACTCCATGGCTGACATCCGCATGGTCTTCAATGGGCCCTTTGCCCACAAAGAGGGCCCCAACTACCAGTGGATGCCCTTCTCAGGGAAGATGCCCTACCCACGGCCCGGCACG TGCCCTGGAGGAACCTTCACACCATCCATGAAGTCCACCAAGGACTACCCTGATGAAGTGATTAACTTCATGCGCAGCCACCCGCTCATGTACCAGGCCGTGTACCCTCTGCAGAGGCGGCCCCTGGTCGTCCGCACAGGCGCTCCCTATAGGCTCACCACCGTTGCTGTGGACCAGGTGGATGCAGCCGACGGGCGCTATGAGGTGCTTTTCCTGGGCACAG ACCGCGGGACAGTACAGAAAGTCATCGTGCTGCCCAAGGATGACCAGGAAATGGAGGAGCTCATGCTGGAGGAGGTAGAGGTCTTCAAG GACCCAGCACCTGTTAAGACCATGACCATCTCTTCCAAGAGG cAACAACTGTACGTGGCCTCAGCCGTGGGTGTCACACACCTGAGCCTGCACCGCTGCCAGGCATATGGGGCTGCCTGTGCCGACTGCTGCCTCGCCCGGGACCCCTACTGTGCCTGGGATGGCCAGGCCTGTTCCCGCTACACAGCATCTTCCAAGAG GCGGAGCCGCCGGCAGGATGTCCGGCATGGGAACCCCATCAGGCAGTGCCGCGGGTTCAACTCCAATG CCAACAAGAATACTGTGGAGTCTGTGCAGTACGGTGTGGCAGGTAGTGCGGCCTTCCTTGAATGCCAGCCTCGCTCACCCCAGGCCACTGTTAAGTGGCTGTTTCAGCGAGATCCCAGTGACCGGCGCCGTGAG ATTCGTGCAGAGGACCGCTTCCTGCGCACAGAGCAGGGCTTGCTGCTCCGCGCCCTGCAGCCTGGTGACCGTGGCCTCTACTCCTGCACCGCCACCGAAAACAACTTCAAGCACGTTGTCACGCGGGTACAGCTGCACGTCCTGGGTCAGGACGCCGTCCACGCTGCCCTCTTCCCCCCGCCAGCTGTGAGCGCCCCGCCACCACTCCCTGGCGCgggcccccccacacccccttaCCAGGAGCTGGCCCAGCTGCTGGCCCAGCCAGAAGTGGGCCTCATCCACCAGTACTGCCAGGGCTATTGGCGCCACGTGCCCCCAAGCCCCAGGGAGGCACCAGGGGCGCCCAGGCCTCCTGAACCCCAGGACCAGAAAAAGCCCCGGAACCGCCGCCACCACCCGCCGGACACATGA